The DNA region GGTGGCAGGCGGAGCCGCGCGGCTgctcccgctcccgccgctcGCGCGCGCCGCCGCGGCCAGGATCAGGCCCTCGCTgcccgggcgggcgggcgcggggcgctCCGGGCTGCGCGCCGGCCGCTGGGGCGCCCTGGCCTtggccgcgcccgccgccgtGCCCGCCGGGACCGGCTGGAAGGAGAggccggggcagcgcggccCAGCGTGggcggcggagcgcggcgcGGAGCGGCCGCCCCGGGGGCTGCTGCGGCGCCTGGCGCTGGTGCTGCGGCTGGGTGTCCGCGCCTGCGGGCTGCTGCTGCGCTTCgggccgctgctgctgctctacCCGCTGAGCCGCCTGTGGCCCGGCATGGGCCCGCGGTGGCTGCGGCTGCTGCGCAGGGCGGCCGAGGCCGCCGGCCCCACGTGTGTCAAGCTGGGCCAGTGGGCCAGCACCCGCAGGGACCTCTTCTCGGAGGCCTTCTGTGATGAGTTTTCCAAGCTGCACGTCGAGGTGAGCCCGCACCCGTGGGGCCACACCGACGCGCTCTTGAGGAAGGCCTTCGGTGAGGACTGGACGGGCATCCTCAAGTTCCCGAGCCGGGAGCCGGTGGGCTCGGGCTGCGTTGCCCAGGTGTATAGAGCCTATGCTGACCTCGCTGCTATTGCCGGCTCCCGGgccaaggagctgcagcaacGCTCGGAGTTCAGGTCCGCCTTCGAAGCGTGGGAAGTGTCAGGCTTTAGAGGCCTCCTCGGGTGGctgagaaggaggaagagcaaGGAGATACGGGatgagaggagcagggaggaaatgAGTCCTGCAGACTGCTCCCAGGGAAGTCCCGTGAGTAGGATGTCCCTTGTGGAGCAGAGGGCCAAGCCACTCCTGGACGCTAATCTGTCATCAGCCAGACAGCTCATGCCTGTAGCCATTAAAGTAAGTCATGTGCCTGAATGGTAGATGTATGACAATGGAGCGGGGTGGATGAGGTCCGTCAGATTTTATCTCCCATGGAGAGGAGTAGCTGGCTAGGGCCAGATAGAACAAAAAGGGATGCTGTCTCTTGATGTCCTTTCTCAGTGCTTTTGTTCCACCCATCCACAACTCACACTTGCAGTGgccccagctcttcccagatGGAGAGCTCAAGATTTGATGTGGCATGTGGGTACTAGGAATGGCTCCAAGGGCCagatttacattaaaaaaattagtattaaGGTTGCACCTTCCAGCAACCAACCTCCAGACAGCAAACTTCCTTCTCTGCTCACATGAAGAAATCTGGAACATATAAAGTGCATTCCAGCAGAgtttatttaaagaaatcttaTATTCGGGCAGCTTCAAATACTAATCAGGGACAGGGCGAGACTGAAAGTGGGGGAAAATGTCTTTGGGTGAGACTGTCGTCTCCGGCGCAGATACACTGAATTTGACAATGATACAATGTTTCTCTATGACCTAATCAATGGCAAAATGTGAATTCTTCTGAGGACTAGCCGAGGAAGCTGGTTGCCTCCCATTCTAATAAGCTGAGTTCTGTATATTTGAAATGTATCACTTGAGCTCCTGGAAATGGAGTGTCTGGGGGGTTGATGTTGCCACTGCTCATTCACGTGCAGGTACTTCACCCTGGGCTGGTCCACCAAGTCCAAATGGATCTGTTCCTCATGAAAATGGGCAGCCGCATCATTGGACTTCTCCCGGGGTTCAAGTGGCTGAGTTTGACTGAGATTGTGGAGGAGTTTGAGAAGCTTATGATGCAGCAGGTATGTGCCAGGCCATGGTCCCCAGCTACTGAATCAAAACTGCCC from Sylvia atricapilla isolate bSylAtr1 chromosome 5, bSylAtr1.pri, whole genome shotgun sequence includes:
- the ADCK2 gene encoding uncharacterized aarF domain-containing protein kinase 2; protein product: MVAGGAARLLPLPPLARAAAARIRPSLPGRAGAGRSGLRAGRWGALALAAPAAVPAGTGWKERPGQRGPAWAAERGAERPPRGLLRRLALVLRLGVRACGLLLRFGPLLLLYPLSRLWPGMGPRWLRLLRRAAEAAGPTCVKLGQWASTRRDLFSEAFCDEFSKLHVEVSPHPWGHTDALLRKAFGEDWTGILKFPSREPVGSGCVAQVYRAYADLAAIAGSRAKELQQRSEFRSAFEAWEVSGFRGLLGWLRRRKSKEIRDERSREEMSPADCSQGSPVSRMSLVEQRAKPLLDANLSSARQLMPVAIKVLHPGLVHQVQMDLFLMKMGSRIIGLLPGFKWLSLTEIVEEFEKLMMQQIDLRYEARNLERFRQNFLDVDFVKFPTPLWPLVTADVLVETFEESEPISRYLHVGIGTELRQRLAKMGMDMLLKMIFVDNFVHADLHPGNILVQGTALPERAAAVDVCDTLVLEVRPAARRLCLVLLDAGIVAELRSADMRNFRAVFTAVVQGQGERVAELILHHARANQCQDIERFKAEMAELVTKARGNTIALGKLQVGNLLSSVFKLLMTHKVKLESNFASIIFAIMVLEGLGRSLDPELDILEAAKPLLIRTAASALK